The bacterium BMS3Abin14 genome contains the following window.
AAGCAAGGGGCTTCCAATTTTATCTTCGGATCCTCTTCCTCGGTGTACGGGAGCCAGGAAAAGACACCCTTTAGTGAAAAGGACCCCGTGAGCCGTCCTATCAGCCCTTACGCGGCATCCAAGGCGGCGGGAGAGCTTCTGTGCCACACCTGCCATCACCTTTTCGGTATGCCCATAACCTGTCTCCGCTTTTTCACCGTTTACGGGCCGAGGCAGAGGCCCGAGATGGCAATCCACCTTTTTGCGAAACTCATTAGAGACGGAAAAGCTGTTACCGTGTATGGTGATGGTCACAGCCGGAGGGATTATACATTCGTCGAGGATATTATTGACGGAATTGTGAGATCGCTTGAAAGGCCCCATGGATACGAGATCTTCAATCTCGGCGAGTCCAGGACCGTTGAGCTGCTTGAGTTGATCGGGTTGATCGAGAAGGGGGTCGGCCGCAAGGCAATTCTGAGGATGCTTCCGGTTCAGCCAGGTGATGTCCCTGTCACTTTCGCGGATATTGACCATGCCCGTTCTTCTCTGGGCTACAACCCCTCCACACCCATTGAGGAGGGAATCGAGAGATTCATCGAGTGGTTTTCTTGAGAAAGCCACGAATGGATTTTTTATGACCCTATCAAGACAAAAGGGAGTCGAGCCATGTCATTCGATCGAAAAAACATATTGAAAGAGGCGAAATCCAAGGTCTTTGTTATTACGGAGCATTATGAATTCATAGGGCTGCTTCATCTCGTCAACATTGACCGGAGGGAAAGCGACGTCCTGAATGACGAAAAACCGTTCATCCACCTCACGGATGTCGAGGTCAGGGTCAAGGCTACAGGCAAGAGCAGCCAGGTGCCTTTCGTGGCCATCAACAAAAGAAACGTCATCTGTGTTATCCCGTTTGAGTCAAGCAAAAGTACCCAGAAAGAGTAGCACGGGAATGATAGACCTGCACGCCCACACCTTTGCCAGCGACGGTGAACTTCTACACTCGGAGCTCATCCGACGGGCCATTTCGGCCGGGTATCGGGCCATCGGTATTACGGACCATGCTGATGAAACGAATTTGGAAGAGCTTGTGAGCCGGGCTGTCAGGGCATCGGACGCGTGGAAGGGCACAGCAAAGCTCCAGGTCGTTCCAGGTGTGGAGATTACCCACGTTCCCCCTGAAAGAATCCCCGGGTTAGCCGCAAGAGCCAGGGAATTGGGCGCGCTTCTGGTAGTAGTGCACGGAGAGACCATAACGGAGCCCGTTACTCCGGGAACCAACGCGGCCGCGGCCGGATGCCGGGATGTAGACATTCTGGCCCATCCCGGCCTTATTTCCAGGACAGATGCCGCACTGGCTGCTGAAAATGGGGTTTTCCTGGAGATTACCGCCAGACCGGGCCACTCTGCCGCCAATGGCCACGTGGCTGCTGTCGGAAGGGCCTCCGGGGCGCCTCTCGTTCTGAATACGGATACCCATGCTCCCGGCGATCTCATCAGCCTGGACATGGCTGCAATAATTCTGGAGGCGGCGGGACTCGATTCCAGTGAGGGAGAAACCGTTATCCGGAATGCCGGCCGCCTTCTGAGCGCCATCATGGCGCACGGACGGTAACTCCAGCATGGATCAGTTGCAATAACATAAAATTTTCAGTTCTATCAAAATAATACGGAGGATAGTTAATGGGTTACGTTAAAAAAAGAATCCGAAAGAGGAAGACCACCGATCCTGACGAGTTTGTCTCATTCTATCAGCGGATACTGGACCGGACTCGGGACAATCTCAACCTTGTCCTGTACTCCGGCACAGCCATCGTCCTGGTGGTTTTTGTCGTTTTCGGCCTTATGTGGAACAGGGCAAACAGGGATAAAGCCGCAGGCGAGGCGCTTGGCGCTGCTGTTTTAAACTATCAGTCTCAGACATTTGAGAATGGAACGACAGATGCCCAGACGGTAAAAGATGTGCTGAGGCAATCCTTGAAGTCCTTCAGGAAGGTGTCATCCACGTATCCGGGAACACTTCAGGGAAATTCCGCAACCCTCTACGCTTCCAACATACTTGTCCGCATGGGCAGCTACAATGAAGCGGCCGCGGTGTTGGAAGATCTCATTTCCAGAGAGCCGGATTTTGCCGAAAAACTTCGCGTGTCATATCTGCTCGGGCGTGCATACGAGGGTGGCGGAAACTACGAAAAGGCCCTCTCCGTCTATGGAAACCTGCTGGAAAACAGCGGCGTTGAGATGCGTCCTGTCCTCATGATGGACCGTGCCAGATGCTTTGAACTCAAAGGTGACAGGGACAAGGCAGCCGAAACATACCGCAATGTCATTCAGGATTTCTCCGACAGCGTTATAGGGCTTAAGGCAAAATCCGAACTGGCCCTTCTGGGTGAATCCACAGAAG
Protein-coding sequences here:
- a CDS encoding tetratricopeptide repeat protein, which translates into the protein MGYVKKRIRKRKTTDPDEFVSFYQRILDRTRDNLNLVLYSGTAIVLVVFVVFGLMWNRANRDKAAGEALGAAVLNYQSQTFENGTTDAQTVKDVLRQSLKSFRKVSSTYPGTLQGNSATLYASNILVRMGSYNEAAAVLEDLISREPDFAEKLRVSYLLGRAYEGGGNYEKALSVYGNLLENSGVEMRPVLMMDRARCFELKGDRDKAAETYRNVIQDFSDSVIGLKAKSELALLGESTEESP
- the galE_2 gene encoding UDP-glucose 4-epimerase, whose translation is MEIQAKDPASGRIAPGKVLVTGGAGFIGSHLCERLLELGCEVVCLDNFNDFYDPAIKRHNIAGLLANPGFSLHEGDIRDVTLVNTLFEGERPEAVAHLAAMAGVRPSIEEPVLYYDVNVTGTAVVLEAARKQGASNFIFGSSSSVYGSQEKTPFSEKDPVSRPISPYAASKAAGELLCHTCHHLFGMPITCLRFFTVYGPRQRPEMAIHLFAKLIRDGKAVTVYGDGHSRRDYTFVEDIIDGIVRSLERPHGYEIFNLGESRTVELLELIGLIEKGVGRKAILRMLPVQPGDVPVTFADIDHARSSLGYNPSTPIEEGIERFIEWFS